One Chanodichthys erythropterus isolate Z2021 chromosome 10, ASM2448905v1, whole genome shotgun sequence DNA segment encodes these proteins:
- the LOC137028355 gene encoding centromere-associated protein E-like: MALTSWSLNLPSSELGTRVYAVVSMKWSPTHTPTGLPFKRALDHFILCFVLWLFEGSLLVPVVKVLMSSVWIGLTDSDVEGRWKWVDGTSMTSGLTEERAQLLTKFTSLTEERDQLLTKITSLTKERNQLRTKITSLTEDRDQLLTKITSLTKERNQLRTKITSLTEDRDQLLTKITSLTEERDQLLTKITSLTEERDQLLTKITSLTEERDQLLTKITSLTEEKDQLLTKITSLTEERDQLLTKITSLTEERDQLLTKITSLTKERNQLRTKITSLTEDRDQLLTKITSFTEERDQLLTKITSLTEERDQLLTKITSLTEERHQLLTKITSLTEERDQLTKITSLTKDLTEERHQLLTKITSLTEKRHQLLTKIPSLTEERDQLLTTITSFTEERDQLLTTITSLTEERDQLLTTITSLTEERDQLLTKITSLTEERDQLLTKITSLTEERDQLLTKITSLSEERDQLLTKITSLNEERDQLLTKITSLTEERDQLLTTITSFTEERDQLLTTITSITEERDQLLTTITSFTEERDQLLTTITSITEERDQLLTKITSLTEERHQLLTKITSLTEKRHQLLTKIPSLTEERDQLLTTITSFTEERDQLLTTITSLTEERDQLLTTITSLTEERDQLLTKITSLTEERDQLLTKITSLTEERDQLLTKITSLTEERDQLLTKITSLTEERDQLLTKITSLTEERDQLLTTITSFTEERDQLLTTITSLTEERDQLLTTITSLTEERDQLLTKITSLTEERDQLLTKITSVTEERDQLLTKITSLTEERDQLLTKITSLTEERDQLLTTITSLTEERDQLLTKFTSLTEERDQLLTKITSLTEERDQLLTKITSLTEERDQLLTKITSLTEERDQLLTKITSLTEERDQLLTKITSLTEERDQLLTKITSLNEERHYLTEERDQLLTKFTSLTEERDQLLTKITSLTEERDQLLTKITSLTEERDQLLTKITSLTEERDQLLTKITSLTEERDQLLTKITSLTEERDQLLTKITSLTEERDQLLTKITSLTEERDQLLTKITSLTEERDQLLTTITSLTEERDQLLTKFTSLTEERDQLLTTITSLTEERDQVLTKITSLTEERDQLLTKITSLTEERDQLLTKITSLTEERDQLLTKFTSLTEERDQLLTKITSLTEERDQLLTKITSLTEERDQVLTKITSLTEERDQRDQLLTKITSLTEERDQLLTKITSLTEERDQLLTKITSLTEERDQLLTKITSLTEERDQLLTKITSLTEERDQLLTKITSLTEERDQLLTKITSLTEERDQLLTTITSLTEERDQLLTKITSLTEERDQLLTKITSLTKERDQLLTTITSLTEERDQLLTKFTSLTEERDQLLTTITSLTEERDQVLTKITSLTEERDQLLTKITSLTEERDQLLTKITSLTEERDQVLTKITSLTEERDQVLTKITSLTEERDQLLTKITSLTEERDQLLTKITSLTEERDQVLTKITSLTEERDQVLTKITSLTEERDQLLTTITSLTEERDQLLTKITSLTEERDQLLTKITSLTEERDQLLTKITSLTEERDQLLTKITSITEERDQLLTKITSLTEERDQLLTKITSLTEERDQLLTKITSLTEERDQLLTKITSLTKERDQLLTTITSLTEERDQLLTKFTSLTEERDQLLTTITSLTEERDQVLTKITSLTEERDQLLTKINSLTEERDQLLTKITSLTEERDQLLTKFTSLTEERDQLLTTITSLTEERDQVLTKITSLTEERDQLLTKITSLTEERDQLLTKITSLTEERDQLLTKITSLTEERDQLLTKITSLTEERDQVLTKITSLTEERDQVLTKITSLTEERDQLLTKITSLTEERDQLLTKITSLTEERDQLN; this comes from the exons ATGGCGCTGACATCTTGGAGCCTGAATCTGCCCAGTAGTGAACTCGGAACTCGAGTCTACGCAGTAGTGAGCATGAAGTGGAGCCCCACCCACACTCCTACAGGAttg CCTTTTAAGAGAGCTCTCGACCATTTCATCTTGTGCTTTGTGCTCTGGCTCTTTGAGGGCAGCTTGCTTGTCCCTGTGGTGAAGGTGCTCATGAgcagtg TCTGGATTGGTCTGACTGACAGTGATGTGGAGGGCAGATGGAAATGGGTTGATGGCACCAGCATGACCTCTGG CCTCACAGAAGAGAGAGCTCAGCTACTAACCAAGTTTACCAGCCTCACTGAAGAGAGAGATCAGCTACTAACCAAGATTACCAGCCTCACAAAAGAGAGAAACCAGCTACGAACCAAGATTACCAGCCTCACTGAAGACAGAGATCAGCTACTAACCAAGATTACCAGCCTCACAAAAGAGAGAAACCAGCTACGAACCAAGATTACCAGCCTCACTGAAGACAGAGATCAGCTACTAACCAAGATTACCAGCCTTACTGAAGAGAGAGATCAGCTACTAACCAAGATTACCAGCCTTACTGAAGAGAGAGATCAGCTACTAACCAAGATTACCAGCCTCACAGAAGAGAGAGATCAACTACTAACCAAGATTACCAGCCTTACTGAAGAGAAAGATCAGCTACTAACCAAGATTACCAGCCTCACAGAAGAGAGAGATCAGCTACTAACCAAGATTACCAGCCTCACTGAAGAGAGAGATCAGCTACTAACCAAGATTACCAGCCTCACAAAAGAGAGAAACCAGCTACGAACCAAGATTACCAGCCTCACTGAAGACAGAGATCAGCTACTAACCAAGATTACCAGCTTTACTGAAGAGAGAGATCAGCTACTAACCAAGATTACCAGCCTTACTGAAGAGAGAGATCAGCTACTAACCAAGATTACCAGCCTCACTGAAGAGAGACACCAGCTACTAACCAAGATTACCAGCCTCACAGAAGAGAGAGATCAGCTAACCAAGATTACCAGCCTTACAAAAGA CCTTACTGAAGAGAGACACCAGCTACTAACCAAGATTACCAGCCTCACTGAAAAGAGACACCAGCTACTAACCAAAATTCCCAGCCTTACTGAAGAGAGAGATCAGCTACTAACCACGATTACCAGCTTCACAGAAGAGAGAGATCAGCTACTAACCACGATTACCAGCCTCACTGAAGAGAGAGATCAGCTACTAACCACGATTACCAGCCTCACTGAAGAGAGAGATCAGCTACTAACCAAGATTACCAGCCTTACTGAAGAGAGAGATCAACTACTAACCAAGATTACCAGCCTTACTGAAGAGAGAGATCAACTACTAACCAAGATTACCAGCCTTAGTGAAGAGAGAGATCAGCTACTAACCAAGATTACCAGCCTTAATGAAGAGAGAGATCAACTACTAACCAAGATTACCAGCCTTACTGAAGAGAGAGATCAGCTACTAACCACGATTACCAGCTTCACAGAAGAGAGAGATCAGCTACTAACCACGATTACCAGCATCACTGAAGAGAGAGATCAGCTACTAACCACGATTACCAGCTTCACAGAAGAGAGAGATCAGCTACTAACCACGATTACCAGCATCACTGAAGAGAGAGATCAACTACTAACCAAGATTACCAGCCTTACTGAAGAGAGACACCAGCTACTAACCAAGATTACCAGCCTCACTGAAAAGAGACACCAGCTACTAACCAAAATTCCCAGCCTTACTGAAGAGAGAGATCAGCTACTAACCACGATTACCAGCTTCACAGAAGAGAGAGATCAGCTACTAACCACGATTACCAGCCTCACTGAAGAGAGAGATCAGCTACTAACCACGATTACCAGCCTCACTGAAGAGAGAGATCAGCTACTAACCAAGATTACCAGCCTTACTGAAGAGAGAGATCAACTACTTACCAAGATTACCAGCCTCACTGAAGAGAGAGATCAACTACTAACCAAGATTACCAGCCTTACTGAAGAGAGAGATCAGCTACTAACCAAGATTACCAGCCTTACTGAAGAGAGAGATCAACTACTAACCAAGATTACCAGCCTTACTGAAGAGAGAGATCAGCTACTAACCACGATTACCAGCTTCACAGAAGAGAGAGATCAGCTACTAACCACGATTACCAGCCTCACCGAAGAGAGAGATCAGCTACTAACCACGATTACCAGCCTTACTGAAGAGAGAGATCAACTACTTACCAAGATTACCAGCCTCACAGAAGAGAGAGATCAACTACTAACCAAGATTACCAGCGTTACTGAAGAGAGAGATCAGCTACTAACCAAGATTACCAGCCTTACTGAAGAGAGAGATCAACTACTAACCAAGATTACCAGCCTTACTGAAGAGAGAGATCAGCTACTAACTACGATTACCAGCCTCACTGAAGAGAGAGACCAGCTACTAACCAAGTTTACCAGCCTTACTGAAGAGAGAGATCAGCTACTAACCAAAATTACCAGCCTCACTGAAGAGAGAGATCAACTACTAACCAAGATTACCAGCCTCACTGAAGAGAGAGATCAGCTACTAACCAAGATTACCAGCCTTACTGAAGAGAGAGATCAACTACTAACCAAGATTACCAGCCTCACAGAAGAGAGAGATCAGCTACTAACCAAGATTACCAGCCTCACTGAAGAGAGAGATCAGCTACTAACCAAGATTACCAGCCTCAATGAAGAGAGACATTA CCTCACTGAAGAGAGAGACCAGCTACTAACCAAGTTTACCAGCCTTACTGAAGAGAGAGATCAGCTACTAACCAAAATTACCAGCCTCACTGAAGAGAGAGATCAACTACTAACCAAGATTACCAGCCTCACTGAAGAGAGAGATCAGCTACTAACCAAGATTACCAGCCTTACTGAAGAGAGAGACCAGCTACTAACCAAGATTACCAGCCTCACTGAAGAGAGAGATCAACTACTAACCAAGATTACCAGCCTCACTGAAGAGAGAGACCAGCTACTAACCAAGATTACCAGCCTCACTGAAGAGAGAGATCAACTACTAACCAAGATTACCAGCCTCACTGAAGAGAGAGATCAGCTACTAACCAAGATTACCAGCCTCACTGAAGAGAGAGATCAGCTACTAACTACGATTACCAGCCTCACTGAAGAGAGAGACCAGCTACTAACCAAGTTTACCAGCCTTACTGAAGAGAGAGACCAGCTACTAACTACGATTACCAGCCTCACTGAAGAGAGAGACCAGGTACTAACCAAGATTACCAGCCTTACTGAAGAGAGAGATCAACTACTAACCAAGATTACCAGCCTTACTGAAGAGAGAGATCAGCTACTAACCAAGATTACCAGCCTCACTGAAGAGAGAGACCAGCTACTAACCAAGTTTACCAGCCTTACTGAAGAGAGAGACCAGCTACTAACCAAGATTACCAGCCTCACTGAAGAGAGAGATCAGCTACTAACCAAGATTACCAGCCTCACTGAAGAGAGAGACCAGGTACTAACCAAGATTACCAGCCTCACTGAAGAGAGAGACCAG AGAGACCAGCTACTAACCAAGATTACCAGCCTCACTGAAGAGAGAGATCAACTACTAACCAAGATTACCAGCCTCACTGAAGAGAGAGACCAGCTACTAACCAAGATTACCAGCCTCACTGAAGAGAGAGATCAACTACTAACCAAGATTACCAGCCTCACTGAAGAGAGAGATCAGCTACTAACCAAGATTACCAGCCTTACTGAAGAGAGAGATCAACTACTAACCAAGATTACCAGCCTCACAGAAGAGAGAGATCAGCTACTAACCAAGATTACCAGCCTCACTGAAGAGAGAGATCAGCTACTAACCACGATTACCAGTCTCACTGAAGAGAGAGACCAACTACTAACCAAGATTACCAGCCTCACTGAAGAGAGAGATCAGCTACTAACCAAGATTACCAGCCTTACTAAAGAGAGAGATCAGCTACTAACTACGATTACCAGCCTCACTGAAGAGAGAGACCAGCTACTAACCAAGTTTACCAGCCTTACTGAAGAGAGAGACCAGCTACTAACTACGATTACCAGCCTCACTGAAGAGAGAGACCAGGTACTAACCAAGATTACCAGCCTTACTGAAGAGAGAGATCAGCTACTAACCAAGATCACCAGCCTCACTGAAGAGAGAGATCAGCTACTAACCAAGATTACCAGCCTCACTGAAGAGAGAGACCAGGTACTAACCAAGATTACCAGCCTCACTGAAGAGAGAGACCAGGTACTAACCAAGATTACCAGCCTTACTGAAGAGAGAGATCAGCTACTAACCAAGATTACCAGCCTCACTGAAGAGAGAGATCAGCTACTAACCAAGATTACCAGCCTCACTGAAGAGAGAGACCAGGTACTAACCAAGATTACCAGCCTCACTGAAGAGAGAGACCAGGTACTAACCAAGATTACCAGCCTTACTGAAGAGAGAGATCAGCTACTAACCACGATTACCAGTCTCACTGAAGAGAGAGACCAGCTACTAACCAAGATTACCAGCCTTACTGAAGAGAGAGATCAACTACTAACCAAGATTACCAGCCTCACAGAAGAGAGAGATCAGCTACTAACCAAGATTACCAGTCTCACTGAAGAGAGAGACCAGCTACTAACCAAGATTACCAGCATCACTGAAGAGAGAGATCAACTACTAACCAAGATTACCAGCCTCACTGAAGAGAGAGACCAGCTACTAACCAAGATTACCAGCCTCACTGAAGAGAGAGATCAACTACTAACCAAGATTACCAGCCTCACTGAAGAGAGAGATCAGCTACTAACCAAGATTACCAGCCTTACTAAAGAGAGAGATCAGCTACTAACTACGATTACCAGCCTCACTGAAGAGAGAGACCAGCTACTAACCAAGTTTACCAGCCTTACTGAAGAGAGAGACCAGCTACTAACTACGATTACCAGCCTCACTGAAGAGAGAGACCAGGTACTAACCAAGATTACCAGCCTTACTGAAGAGAGAGATCAACTACTAACCAAGATTAACAGCCTTACTGAAGAGAGAGATCAGCTACTAACCAAGATTACCAGCCTCACTGAAGAGAGAGACCAGCTACTAACCAAGTTTACCAGCCTTACTGAAGAGAGAGACCAGCTACTAACTACGATTACCAGCCTCACTGAAGAGAGAGACCAGGTACTAACCAAGATTACCAGCCTTACTGAAGAGAGAGATCAACTACTAACCAAGATTACCAGCCTTACTGAAGAGAGAGATCAGCTACTAACCAAGATTACCAGCCTCACTGAAGAGAGAGATCAGCTACTAACCAAGATTACCAGCCTCACTGAAGAGAGAGATCAGCTACTAACCAAGATTACCAGCCTCACTGAAGAGAGAGACCAGGTACTAACCAAGATTACCAGCCTCACTGAAGAGAGAGACCAGGTACTAACCAAGATTACCAGCCTTACTGAAGAGAGAGATCAGCTACTAACCAAGATTACCAGCCTCACTGAAGAGAGAGATCAACTACTAACCAAGATTACAAGCCTCACTGAAGAGAGAGATCAATTGAATTGA